The Cyclobacterium amurskyense genome contains the following window.
TTTGATCCCCTGGCTTTTGCCACCTTTCCATTTGTTCTGCTGTGTTATTGTCAAACCAATTCCCATTGTTGGCGTAATAACCACCTGCTGCTTCGTAAATTTTATTTCCATAAACGCCTTGAAAGAGGAATTCCAAATCAAGGTTTTTATAAGAGAGGTCATTCGTAATGCCCGCTATAAAATCAGGGTTGGGGCTTCCCAAAAACAGTCGAGCGGCAGTGTTATAATCGTTGGTCATTTCTGTTTGCGCTTCATCTTTATAATAAAGTGCGTCCCCATTTTCAGGATCTACTCCCGCGTATTTTGGGCCAAAGAATACAGCCATGGGCTGTCCGACATAGATGCCATTCAGGTAGCTTGAATAAGGTGGAGGTATTTCAGTTTGGTCTTTGGAAAGTGCCCGTACCCTATTAATGTTTCTGGAAAAATTGAAAGAAGATTTCCAAATAAAGTGGCTATTGCTGTAATTGATAGTGTTTAAAAGTACCTCTATCCCATAATTCTGCATCTTACCCAAGTTTTGTCTTTGAGTTACAAAACCTGTTGTGGCAGGCACAGGCACCAACAATAAAAGATCGCGGGTCATTTTATTGTAGAAATCTATTTCTCCTGAAAAACGGTCTTCAAATAGCCCAAATTCTAAGCCTATATCGAATTGTCTTGTGGTTTCCCAAGTTAGATTTGGGTTGGCTATCTGAGTAGGAGACAAACCTGCATTGAGTCCGTAAGGTAATGGCTCATACAATCCCATGTGGTCAAAATCACCAATTAGGGCATTCCCTGTAAGGCCATAAGAAGTACGGAGTTTAAAATAACTTAGGTAAGCATTGTCTTTCAGGAAGTTCTCTTCACTGATGAGCCATCCTAAAGATCCTGCTGGGAAAAAACCATATTTATTGCTTTCTCCAAACCTGGAAGAACCATCGTATCTGGCACTAACTGCAAGTAAGTATTTATCATCCAATTTGTAATTTAATCTTGTAAAGTAGGATAGAAAGGAAGAGTTGCTGAGGGAGGATGTGCCATCTGTGATTTCTGCCGCAGACTTTAATGTGGTGAGTCCGTCCAGTGGAAACTCTTTACCCTCTACACTTGTAAACCTGTTTTCTGTTTTTTGGAAAGACATTCCCAGCGTAGCCTCCAGTTTATGAGGTCCCTGAAGATTAGGTTTGTAGGTGAAGAAATTATTTGTGTTATAGGTGGCAATTTTTAACCAACGTGATGATCCATAACCATTTGAACTTTGACCAGTGGCGGTTTTTGATCCGAAATAAGAATCATCGTTTTGTGTAAGGTTGTCCAGCCCAAACTCTGACCTAAAAGTAAGGTTTTCAATAAGTTTCAACTCCCCGAAAATGCCATTGATGTTTCTTAAGCCTGTTGTAGTCCAATTGGAATTTTCTGAGTCTATTAAATTATTGTAATAGGTGGTAGTGGGGCGGTCATATAATTCCCCGTCCAGATTTCTTAACGGAGAAATGGGAGCCAAAGCAACCAATTGCATAGGATTGTTAAATTGATTGTCACTAGGCAATGTATTGGTTGTGGTCCTTGATAAACTAAAATTGGCGCCAATCTTGAATCTATTTGAAACCTGATGGTCAAAATTTAGTCTACCGGAAATTCGTTCAAAATTATTTCTGATCAGTATGCCATCTTGTTTGTCATAAGCAGTAGATAAATAAAAGCTAGTTTTATTGTCTCCCCCTGAAGCAGAGAAATTCACCTTAGTGACACCGGCATCTCCTCTGAAAGCTTGATCTTGCCAATTGGTATTGATGCCTCCATCTCTCCAGTTGGTATGACCTGCGTATTGATCCAATCTGTTTTCTACAAATTGAAGGTCTGAATCAGGATAATCCAAAGTATTGTTTATTGGGTCTTTGTTAGCGGCCAAATCATTGTTATAACCAGCTTCGCGCATTAATTCAACAAATTGGCTGGCGTTTAGAAAGTCCTTCTTTCGAGTAGGGCTACTATAGCCTCTCTGCAGGCCTATTTTAAATTTTGTTTTGCCTATTTCTCCTTTTTTTGTTGTGATCACTACTACACCGTTGGATCCTCTTGCTCCATAAATGGATGCCGCCGCCGCATCTTTCAGAACATTGATTGACTCAATGTCACTGATATTTATCATGGCCAAAGGGTTGCTATTACCAAGACTTCCGGAGGTAGTAACAGGAATCCCATCTATAATATAAAATGGGTCATTGCCAGCTGAAATGGATGTAGTGCCTCTTATTCGAACCTTAACCCCTTCTCCAAGCTTCCCAGTAGATGAAGTTACATGTACTCCTGTGAGTCTGCCTTGCAGGGTTTCCTGAAAATTAGGAACTGGGATATTTTCAATTTCATGCCCTTCAATTTTGGCTATATTTCCTGTCAGATCTGCCTTATTTGCACTTCCATAGCCAACCACCACGATTTCGTTAAGCGTTTGCAAATTAGGAATAAGACTTACGTTCAACGTTTTGCTGCTGTTTACAAGGAATTCCTGTTGAATAAATCCTAAATAAGAAAAAACAATGGTTGATTCTTTGTCTATGTTAATTTGATATTGACCTGAAGTATCCGTAAGGGTAGATTTGCCACTTTCCGCAATCCCAATACTTACTCCAGGGATTGCTTTGCCATCCTCATTAGAAATAACTTTTCCAGAAATAGTAATACCTTGCGATAAACCAATTAAAGGGACAGCAAATAATAAAGTCAACACAATAGAGATATTGCTTTTCATAGATAATCTGGTGGGTAATGTAAGCGTAATACGGTGATACGAAATATTGTTAATCTAAATGTTCTTTTAGATTATTTGGGGATAAGTATTAGTAGTAAACTAATACTAATGTAGTAAAAAAAATAACCTTTGGCATAATCTTGTATGATTAAAATTGATTTACAGGTATTTTTTTATTCGAAAAGTATTGGTTTAATCTATAAAATATGCGTGGGTTTATGAGGTTTTGAGTTGTTAGGAGGCTAATTTTATTGATATAATAGGTGCGACTATAATAAATCATTGATTTATTGCTGTCTTCAGTGAAATAACCATAATACGGGATCGGTATTATGATTTTTTTAATTAGTTTCCAGCGGTAAGCTGATTCAAGCTGTTTAAATAGGAAGCCGCTTCAATTTCTTGTTAAAAGTTGAATAGTTCCTCTCTCATTTCGTTGAAGTTTTTCAAAACCAAAAAGTACAATAGACCCTTAGTTCTATGAGTGATACTGCTTAAAAATCATTTGTGTAATTGTAGGGCATAAGCCTCTAATACAAATTCTATGGAAAAAAATTGAGTGTATAGCTGGTTTTTTCTTTAATAGTAAAAAAAGAACAATAGCTTAAAACAAAAAAAACTCAGAATAGGATTCCCCTATTCTGAGTTTGTAAGCCGTTTTGTAAATATTTAAATAGAAAAACTTTCACCACAACCACATGTTCTTGATGCGTTTGGGTTTACAAATTGAAAGCCTTTGCCATTTAATCCATCAGTAAACTCTAAAGTAGTTCCTGCAAGGTATAGCAAGCTTTTTCTATCCACGATTATTTTCACTCCTTTATCTTCAAAAACATGGTCTGATTCCGAGGTGACATTGTCAAAACCTAAGTCGTACATTAAACCAGAACAACCTCCGCCTTTTACCGATACCCTTATGTTTTCTTCGTCATTCCTATTTTCTTCCTGTCTAAGTTCAAGGATACGATCCTTGGCTTTTTCTGAAACGATGATCATATCTTCTATAATTTAATTACCCTATTCATTTAACGACAATTAACCAGTAATGTTAGAAATAAATTCCATTTTTCCTACCGAATTCCCCAGCAAAGTTAACAAAACAAAAGCGAATTGATGATATATTTGAAACCGAAATATGCAATAGATATTCTATTACATAATCCGGGTTGAATCAGAAGGTTGTTCCTTAATTAATAGAATCTGAATTTTTTCACTACTGGGATTGTATTTAAGCTTCAATTACCCTTATTAAAACTGTACCTGAGAATGCTTAATTAGGGAATGGCACAGCTCATAAATAAATTGTACTTTTGTATTGGAAATAAATAGCCCCATTAAGATGGGTTGTTAGCAGAAAATAAAATTTATGGATAAGGAAAAAAGGACTGAAATTTCAAGCCTAGGAGAGTTTGGGCTTATTGATTTGATCAGTGAGGACATAAAAAGCAATCATGCCAGTTCTATCAAAGGAATTGGTGACGATGCGGCAGTGATAGGGGATGGTGAGGATCTTCGGGTAGTGACCACCGACTTGCTTTTAGAAGGTGTTCATTTCGATCTTTCCTTCACACCCTTGAAGCATTTGGGGTTTAAGGCGGTAGCGGTAAATGTCAGTGATGTTGCTGCCATGAATGCCATCCCTACTCAAATTACTGTTGGCATTGGGCTGTCAAGTCGGTTCTCTGTAGAGGCGGTAGAAGAACTATATAAAGGAATCAAGCTTGCGGCAACACATTATAACGTAGATATTGTAGGCGGAGACACTACTTCATCCAGGGCTGGCCTGGTTTTGAGTATTACGGCCATAGGTGAAGTAAAGAAAAAAGACATCAGTTATAGATCCGGTGCGAAGGTCAATGATATCATTTGTGCCACAGGAGATTTAGGCGGGGCATTTGTAGGTTTGCAGGTTTTGGAGCGTGAAAAGCAGGTTTTTTTATCCAATCCCAATATGCAACCTGAGCTTGATAAATATCCATACATTACCCAAAGGCAACTAAAACCAGATGCGAGAATGGATATTATACATGAGTTTAAGGAAATGGGTTTGGTTCCTACTAGCATGATAGATATTTCTGACGGTTTGGCATCAGAACTATTTCATATTTGCAAAGCATCGGATGTAGGTGTGGCCATATATGAAGACAAACTCCCAATTGACAAGCAAACTTATGATACTGCTTTTGAGTTAAATTTAGATCCGACTACTTGTGTCCTAAATGGCGGTGAGGATTATGAATTGCTATTTACAATTAGTCAAAAGGACTTTGATAAACTGGAGAAACACCCAGATATTCATTTTATTGGGCATGTAACTGAAAAAGATAATGGTAAGTACCTTATCAGTAAAAGTGGTACAGCTTTACCTTTAAAAGCCCAAGGCTGGTCTCATTTTTGAGCCCTGCCTTGAGTTAATAATTTGTACATTCCTTATTCATTAGGATAAGGAATGTACAAAAACTTAGTGAATTCTTCATCGACTACAAACAGACAACAGAATTCATCTGGGTCTTTATACGATGCTTTAAATTGTTCAATTCCATCTTCCTTGATTAATTTTCGTTGGATAAACTCATCAAGGTAGGTGATGTAATAATTCCAATCGATAGCCTTTTCTTTTCGGCTTAAAAACAGTTGGCCAATAGGTTGCTCTTCTTTACTAATTGGGAAAATAGGGTATTCGGAAAACTTTCGTTTTCGGACCTGATAGGCAGCCTCCTTAAGGTTTTCGCTTATTTTTATAAAATCACTGCTAATGGTCCCCAAGTATTTCCCATTGAGTTCAGGGTCATTTTCGTTGCTGATCATCCTTGTTCTTTTAATTTTAATAAAACTACATTTTCTACATGATATGTTTGAGGAAACATGTCAACAGGTTGAATTTTGACAATCTCGTATTTGTCCGCTAGTAATGCTACATCCCTAGCTTGTGTGGCGGGGTTACAACTTACATAAACAATTTTTTTGGCCTCAAGTCTCAATAGCATCTGAACAACATCTTCGTGCATGCCTGCCCTTGGAGGATCGGTGATCACTACATTTGGTCTTTCATGGTTAGCAACAAAGGCATCATCCAATACATCTTTCATGTCTCCAGCATAAAACAATGTGTTATCTATTTCATTGCGAAGAGAGTTCTCTTTTGCATCCACAATCGCTGGCTCTACATATTCAATGCCAATTACTTGCCTTGCTTTTTTAGCAATAAAGTTAGCAATGGTGCCAGTTCCAGTATACAAATCATAAACAACTTCATTACCACTGAGCTCAGCAAACTCTCTGGTCACCTTGTAAAGCTGATAGGCCTGTGAGCTATTGGTTTGGTAAAAGGATTTGGGGCCTATTTTAAATTTTAAGCCCTCCATTGTTTCTTCAATATAATCCCTGCCTGCATAAGTATGTACATCCAGATCTTGAAAGGTTTCGTTCTTTTTAAGATTGACAATGTACATTAGGGCTGTTATTTCAGGGAAACGTTGGTGAAGAAATTCCATCGTTTTAGAGATTCCCTCTTGATCATCATCTCCAAATTGTACGATGACCATGGATTGCCCATCCAAGGTTGTTCTAATGATTAAGTTTCGCAACAATCCTGTTTGATTAATTATGTCGTAAAAAGTCAAACCTTCTTTTAAAGCAAAATCGCCTAATTCATTTCTTACATCATTGGAAATATTGTCCTGTAAGTAGCAATGGTCAATATCAATTATTTTATCAAACCTTTTAGGAACATGAAAACCCAAAGCATTGCGCTCGAATACTTCTCCGGAATCAATTTCTTCACGGGTTAGCCATCTGTTGTTCGAAAAAGTGAAATCTAACTTATTTCTGTAATATTGGGTTTTCTCCGAACCGATAATAGGAGATACCTCCGGTAATGGAACCTTAGCAATTCTCTCAAACTGATCGATCACTTGTTGTCTTTTGTATGTCATCTGGAGTTCATAGGAGATATGTTGCCATTTACAACCACCACAAACCCCAAAGTGTGCACAAAAAGGAGTAACCCTGTCTGCTGAATATTCGTGAATTTTAATTGCCTCAGCTTCCAAAAAGCTACTTTTCCCTCTGGTAACTCTGACATCTACGACATCACCAGGAGCTACATTACTAACAAAGACAACCTTACCTTCGTGGTGTCCGACACATTTACCTTCCGCAGCTATTCTTTCGATTTTTAACTGCTCGAGGACCTTATTCTTCATTTTTCTTGACATAGGTTACAAAATTAATCATTTTCGGTCAAAGGGTTGAATATTGTCCTTCTTGGTTTCAAATTTTTATGTGTCTTGGTCAATGCTGTTCTAAATAATTTTTGATTTAGCTGTATTTAGAAGGGGGCTTAGTAATAAAGAGGGTTAAGGTTCCCAGTGGCAGATCGAAGCCCATTGGAAATATCCCTTACCAATGTGCTTTTGGCAAAGTCGTAGAAGAACATCGAAACCAGATGTGTACAGCTGTCAAATCCCTTGAAGCCCTTATCGGTTTGCATTTCCTGTACCAATTTTTTGAAAACTGAACGGTTAATTTTTTTAATAATCTGTGAAAACAATGTAATATCACACATGAGAGGTTCAATTTTTACTTAGGACACTATTGGAAAAGTTTGTTTGAATTATCAAATTAATTTTTTAACTTATAATTTAGTAGTTAGTCATATTAGGAAATAATTAGGTGCAATTTTCAAACTATATTATAACAAAATTCAATCCATTAATTTTTTTTGCTGTTGGTTAATCAATATTATTAAAGTAGGTCTACTTAAAATCAAAATATAAAGACTTAAAAGAAACGATACCCGAAATAAAAACTTCATGAAAAATATTATATGGACAATAATAGCAACAGCGATATTAAGCACTTCTTGTTCAAGTAATTCGGATAAAATCACTTATCCAAAAGATTTGAAAACCTTTTCACTAAATGATTCAATAAAATTTGATCAAAAGTGGTATGATTATAAATATAAAATTGTTGTTTACTCAAATGGTTCCTCTACACACCTTATTAAATGGGCTGAGCCAATTGAAAAGTTTCCGGAAATAGCCTTTCTATTTTATATTGATAAAAAAGACTCTACTAAAATAAAGGAAAGGTTAAAACAGAGAGAGTTTTATTGGCCAGTATTTTACGATCCTGAAAACAAATTTCTAAAATCAAATAAAATAAAAGGCCTTGGAACTCGTCCCTATTATCGTTTTATTTTCGCAATTAAAGACGACAAAATAATTGATATAGCAAAAAGTAGAAACAACCCTACATTTCCTGAAGATTTTGAGAAATATTTAAATGATTTTTTATCAGAGAATTAAGCAGATAAATTTTAAAACCGATAGTTGAAACTTAAAAAAAGACTTTCCTGATAAAACCATTAGGTGGTAAACGTACCATTAGATGAGACGAAAATATTATCTTTATGAAGAAATGGCGTCCTAATTAACTAGAACGCCATTTAATTAAATCAACAATCACAAAGATTACATTGTTCATAAGCTGCACTGCAACTTTCACTGGTGTAGTAATCAGGATCACAATTGTAGACTGCCATCTCACCTTCACAATATTTCATTCTCTGATAACAACTAGCATCCGCATTAAAAACCGGAACCATACCAATAGTCATAGCAACAGCACTAATTAGGTAGTTTTCCCTGTAACAATTTCTTAAAA
Protein-coding sequences here:
- a CDS encoding SusC/RagA family TonB-linked outer membrane protein — protein: MKSNISIVLTLLFAVPLIGLSQGITISGKVISNEDGKAIPGVSIGIAESGKSTLTDTSGQYQINIDKESTIVFSYLGFIQQEFLVNSSKTLNVSLIPNLQTLNEIVVVGYGSANKADLTGNIAKIEGHEIENIPVPNFQETLQGRLTGVHVTSSTGKLGEGVKVRIRGTTSISAGNDPFYIIDGIPVTTSGSLGNSNPLAMINISDIESINVLKDAAAASIYGARGSNGVVVITTKKGEIGKTKFKIGLQRGYSSPTRKKDFLNASQFVELMREAGYNNDLAANKDPINNTLDYPDSDLQFVENRLDQYAGHTNWRDGGINTNWQDQAFRGDAGVTKVNFSASGGDNKTSFYLSTAYDKQDGILIRNNFERISGRLNFDHQVSNRFKIGANFSLSRTTTNTLPSDNQFNNPMQLVALAPISPLRNLDGELYDRPTTTYYNNLIDSENSNWTTTGLRNINGIFGELKLIENLTFRSEFGLDNLTQNDDSYFGSKTATGQSSNGYGSSRWLKIATYNTNNFFTYKPNLQGPHKLEATLGMSFQKTENRFTSVEGKEFPLDGLTTLKSAAEITDGTSSLSNSSFLSYFTRLNYKLDDKYLLAVSARYDGSSRFGESNKYGFFPAGSLGWLISEENFLKDNAYLSYFKLRTSYGLTGNALIGDFDHMGLYEPLPYGLNAGLSPTQIANPNLTWETTRQFDIGLEFGLFEDRFSGEIDFYNKMTRDLLLLVPVPATTGFVTQRQNLGKMQNYGIEVLLNTINYSNSHFIWKSSFNFSRNINRVRALSKDQTEIPPPYSSYLNGIYVGQPMAVFFGPKYAGVDPENGDALYYKDEAQTEMTNDYNTAARLFLGSPNPDFIAGITNDLSYKNLDLEFLFQGVYGNKIYEAAGGYYANNGNWFDNNTAEQMERWQKPGDQTDIPQARLGICNGCSASSRYISDGSYLRLKTLSLAYNFPEKWNDKLKIQNAKIYIIAQNLLTFTKYNGWDPEVGTEALSNNFANANLFQGVDLYSAPQARTFSIGLDLGF
- a CDS encoding HesB/IscA family protein; amino-acid sequence: MIIVSEKAKDRILELRQEENRNDEENIRVSVKGGGCSGLMYDLGFDNVTSESDHVFEDKGVKIIVDRKSLLYLAGTTLEFTDGLNGKGFQFVNPNASRTCGCGESFSI
- the thiL gene encoding thiamine-phosphate kinase, which gives rise to MDKEKRTEISSLGEFGLIDLISEDIKSNHASSIKGIGDDAAVIGDGEDLRVVTTDLLLEGVHFDLSFTPLKHLGFKAVAVNVSDVAAMNAIPTQITVGIGLSSRFSVEAVEELYKGIKLAATHYNVDIVGGDTTSSRAGLVLSITAIGEVKKKDISYRSGAKVNDIICATGDLGGAFVGLQVLEREKQVFLSNPNMQPELDKYPYITQRQLKPDARMDIIHEFKEMGLVPTSMIDISDGLASELFHICKASDVGVAIYEDKLPIDKQTYDTAFELNLDPTTCVLNGGEDYELLFTISQKDFDKLEKHPDIHFIGHVTEKDNGKYLISKSGTALPLKAQGWSHF
- the rlmD gene encoding 23S rRNA (uracil(1939)-C(5))-methyltransferase RlmD — translated: MSRKMKNKVLEQLKIERIAAEGKCVGHHEGKVVFVSNVAPGDVVDVRVTRGKSSFLEAEAIKIHEYSADRVTPFCAHFGVCGGCKWQHISYELQMTYKRQQVIDQFERIAKVPLPEVSPIIGSEKTQYYRNKLDFTFSNNRWLTREEIDSGEVFERNALGFHVPKRFDKIIDIDHCYLQDNISNDVRNELGDFALKEGLTFYDIINQTGLLRNLIIRTTLDGQSMVIVQFGDDDQEGISKTMEFLHQRFPEITALMYIVNLKKNETFQDLDVHTYAGRDYIEETMEGLKFKIGPKSFYQTNSSQAYQLYKVTREFAELSGNEVVYDLYTGTGTIANFIAKKARQVIGIEYVEPAIVDAKENSLRNEIDNTLFYAGDMKDVLDDAFVANHERPNVVITDPPRAGMHEDVVQMLLRLEAKKIVYVSCNPATQARDVALLADKYEIVKIQPVDMFPQTYHVENVVLLKLKEQG
- a CDS encoding DUF4372 domain-containing protein, with the protein product MCDITLFSQIIKKINRSVFKKLVQEMQTDKGFKGFDSCTHLVSMFFYDFAKSTLVRDISNGLRSATGNLNPLYY